One window from the genome of Nocardioides panaciterrulae encodes:
- a CDS encoding DUF3263 domain-containing protein has product MADLTDREHAILDFERAWWKYAGAKNARILDVFGVSPTRYYQELNALLDRPAALAHDAVLVRRLQRVRDGRRRQRAARPA; this is encoded by the coding sequence ATGGCTGACCTGACCGACCGTGAACACGCGATCCTCGACTTCGAGCGCGCCTGGTGGAAGTACGCCGGCGCGAAGAACGCCCGGATCCTCGACGTCTTCGGTGTCTCGCCCACGCGCTACTACCAGGAGCTGAACGCGCTGCTGGACCGGCCGGCCGCGCTCGCCCACGACGCGGTGCTCGTGCGGCGGCTGCAGCGGGTGCGCGACGGGAGGCGTCGGCAGCGGGCGGCGCGACCCGCCTAG
- a CDS encoding alpha/beta hydrolase family protein, producing the protein MPDLDYAKVIGRFGLTVGDTGGDPDDNPDTVWCTAGRVLITPLNTFVKVAAGSPVPWTGGNAVIECAIDADGYLTYTAPAGGATNPFVYVVDLTSTKVNPQVPAGAATHRVTFSEVYAGTTLVDFPEFTCRLTAAGDGTSGAGVNDLTIVAPIKPGEATPITRGEQGTSVTAVAIQGADLVTTLSDGTTVNAGELPVGPGGSDAGVATYMDDPASDTSTTTAAKAKDPAHPLGAALTATIATQTADHAKAPDTLSLRRLEVLGRADSMKSLALSRQRYEDAASLNETWASLANWATTSTVQVSAGKLYYLSGTAATMTYDGLSLTSGRARLKTTLTVPAAGGAGSVVIGVVTSATGSPATSVLYGIQINNADNSVKEWRKSSGAVALANPTSNALTTLAAGTYAVVVSVDENGTSVALSELDGNKTALMFNARTGTAPARFAIYQGDNRGTSGIGVGATVIRAESVTSSNRAVEGAAPSAEWRYDAADASHPIHLTLPATYDSRKPVPLVIHHHGADQNELDIFTDSASPSVYEALLAAGYAVLSVNGGGNNWGNDAGQAKMLSAYKYVRDHYAIGPILLWGTSMGGIATLNALMQRAIPGIAGWLGTYPVCNLASMFANNAGTYAGQIRTAYGIAADGSDYATKTAGHDPAAAAAAAFRGVPMRFYASPSDTTVSKADNSDTLATLVAGYAPEATVVACTGNHGDASHFQPSDYVAFFNRCVGA; encoded by the coding sequence TTGCCGGACCTCGACTACGCCAAGGTGATCGGCCGCTTCGGGCTCACCGTGGGCGACACCGGCGGCGACCCGGACGACAACCCGGACACCGTGTGGTGCACCGCCGGCCGCGTGCTGATCACCCCGCTGAACACCTTCGTGAAGGTCGCCGCCGGCTCCCCGGTGCCGTGGACCGGCGGGAACGCGGTCATCGAGTGCGCCATCGACGCCGACGGCTACCTCACGTACACCGCGCCGGCCGGCGGGGCCACGAACCCGTTCGTGTACGTCGTCGACCTGACCAGCACCAAGGTCAACCCCCAGGTCCCGGCCGGCGCCGCCACCCACCGGGTGACGTTCTCCGAGGTGTACGCGGGCACGACGCTGGTCGACTTCCCGGAGTTCACCTGCCGTCTCACCGCGGCCGGCGATGGCACCAGCGGAGCCGGGGTCAACGACCTGACGATCGTCGCGCCGATCAAGCCGGGCGAGGCCACGCCGATCACGCGGGGTGAGCAGGGCACCAGCGTCACGGCCGTCGCCATCCAGGGCGCCGACCTGGTCACCACGCTCAGCGACGGCACCACCGTCAACGCCGGCGAGCTGCCGGTCGGCCCGGGCGGCTCGGACGCCGGCGTGGCCACCTACATGGACGACCCGGCCTCGGACACGAGCACCACCACCGCGGCCAAGGCGAAGGATCCCGCCCACCCCCTGGGGGCCGCCCTTACTGCCACGATTGCCACGCAGACAGCCGACCACGCCAAGGCCCCCGACACCCTGTCCCTGCGCCGCCTGGAAGTGCTGGGCCGCGCCGACTCCATGAAGTCACTGGCGCTGTCCCGGCAGCGGTACGAGGACGCCGCCAGCCTCAACGAGACATGGGCATCGCTGGCGAACTGGGCCACCACCAGCACCGTGCAGGTCTCTGCCGGGAAGCTCTACTACCTGTCGGGAACTGCTGCCACCATGACCTACGACGGCCTCTCGCTGACCTCGGGTCGAGCCCGCCTCAAGACCACGCTCACGGTCCCCGCAGCCGGCGGCGCCGGGTCTGTCGTGATCGGCGTCGTCACCAGTGCCACCGGCTCGCCCGCCACCAGCGTCCTCTACGGAATCCAGATCAACAACGCCGACAACAGCGTCAAGGAGTGGCGGAAGTCATCGGGTGCTGTGGCTCTCGCCAACCCGACCAGCAACGCCTTGACCACGCTCGCAGCGGGGACCTATGCGGTTGTCGTCTCCGTCGACGAGAACGGCACGTCGGTGGCCCTCAGCGAACTCGACGGCAACAAGACGGCCCTCATGTTCAACGCGCGCACCGGGACTGCGCCCGCCCGGTTCGCCATCTACCAGGGCGACAACCGGGGCACTTCGGGCATCGGGGTCGGCGCCACGGTCATCCGGGCCGAGTCGGTGACGAGCAGCAACCGCGCGGTCGAGGGGGCCGCCCCGTCCGCCGAGTGGCGCTACGACGCCGCCGACGCCAGTCACCCCATCCACCTCACGCTCCCGGCGACCTACGACAGCCGCAAGCCGGTTCCGCTCGTGATCCACCACCACGGCGCCGACCAGAACGAGCTGGACATCTTCACCGACTCCGCCTCACCCTCGGTGTACGAGGCCCTGCTGGCCGCCGGGTACGCCGTCCTCTCGGTCAACGGCGGCGGCAACAACTGGGGCAACGACGCCGGCCAGGCGAAGATGCTCTCGGCGTACAAGTACGTCCGCGACCACTACGCCATCGGGCCGATCCTGCTGTGGGGCACCAGCATGGGCGGGATCGCCACCCTGAACGCCCTGATGCAGCGAGCCATCCCCGGCATCGCCGGGTGGCTCGGCACCTATCCGGTGTGCAACCTCGCCTCGATGTTCGCCAACAACGCGGGCACCTACGCCGGTCAGATCCGCACCGCCTACGGCATCGCCGCAGACGGCTCCGACTACGCCACCAAGACTGCTGGACACGACCCCGCCGCCGCGGCCGCTGCCGCGTTCCGGGGCGTGCCGATGCGGTTCTACGCCAGCCCGAGCGACACCACGGTCAGCAAGGCCGACAACAGCGACACCCTCGCCACCTTGGTCGCCGGCTACGCGCCCGAGGCCACCGTGGTCGCCTGCACCGGCAACCACGGCGACGCCAGCCACTTCCAGCCGAGCGACTACGTGGCCTTCTTCAACCGCTGCGTCGGCGCCTAA